A portion of the Microbulbifer agarilyticus genome contains these proteins:
- the pyk gene encoding pyruvate kinase: protein MIRHTKIVATLGPGTDKPRVIDEIIRAGVNVVRLNFSHGSADDHRKRVEEVRRAAAEQNKLVAVLGDLQGPKIRIARFAEGSIFLENNAEFTLDADCPKEGGNQQRVGVDYPSLIADCKPGNILLLDDGKIRLEVTGGTNSKLFCRVLQGGKLSNNKGINLLGGGLSAPALTEKDYGDIKLAAELDVDFLAVSFPRSGEDLDIARKAMREAGSNAAIVAKVERAEAVNDDAQMDGIILASDVIMVARGDLGVEIGDSALVGVQKKLINRANELNRGVITATQMMESMITNPTPTRAEVMDVANAVLDGTDAVMLSAETAAGDFPVAAVESMAEVVVGAEQYLGTTSRPAADRSSSETIDTVIAQAAIESAARVENLCAVAALTESGRTPRIMSRATSQLPIFAMTRHSRVARQLVLLRGVEPIEFDPASVPLGHLTDAIVEVLGSRIDLEKGQRILITQGERLNMGGGTSSMRIKEIE, encoded by the coding sequence ATGATTCGCCATACAAAAATTGTTGCCACACTCGGCCCGGGCACGGACAAGCCGCGTGTAATTGACGAGATTATCCGCGCCGGCGTAAATGTTGTACGCCTGAACTTTTCCCACGGCAGTGCCGATGACCACCGCAAACGTGTGGAAGAAGTGCGCCGCGCCGCTGCAGAGCAAAACAAACTGGTTGCTGTTCTGGGCGACCTGCAGGGCCCGAAAATTCGAATTGCCCGTTTTGCGGAAGGCAGTATCTTCCTGGAAAACAACGCCGAGTTCACCCTCGACGCCGATTGCCCGAAAGAGGGTGGTAACCAGCAGCGTGTGGGTGTCGATTACCCTTCACTGATCGCAGACTGTAAGCCCGGTAATATTCTGCTGTTGGACGATGGCAAGATTCGCCTGGAAGTCACCGGTGGTACCAATAGCAAGCTGTTCTGTCGTGTACTGCAGGGCGGCAAGCTGTCCAATAACAAGGGTATTAACCTGTTAGGCGGTGGCCTTTCCGCGCCGGCGCTTACCGAAAAAGACTACGGCGATATCAAACTCGCTGCTGAATTGGATGTGGACTTCCTCGCTGTGAGCTTCCCGCGCAGCGGTGAAGACCTGGATATCGCGCGCAAGGCGATGCGTGAAGCGGGTAGCAATGCCGCGATCGTTGCCAAGGTGGAGCGCGCTGAAGCGGTCAACGATGATGCGCAGATGGACGGTATTATTCTGGCGTCTGATGTGATCATGGTGGCCCGTGGTGACCTGGGTGTAGAAATCGGTGATTCGGCGCTGGTAGGCGTGCAGAAGAAACTGATCAACCGAGCCAATGAACTGAACCGCGGTGTGATCACTGCGACTCAAATGATGGAATCCATGATCACCAACCCGACCCCGACCCGCGCCGAAGTGATGGACGTGGCCAACGCGGTTCTGGATGGCACCGATGCAGTGATGCTGTCTGCGGAAACCGCCGCTGGCGACTTCCCGGTAGCGGCGGTAGAGTCCATGGCGGAAGTAGTTGTTGGTGCGGAGCAGTACCTGGGTACTACCTCTCGCCCGGCTGCTGATCGCTCTTCTTCCGAGACCATCGATACCGTGATTGCTCAGGCAGCAATTGAGTCTGCGGCCCGCGTTGAGAACCTGTGTGCGGTAGCAGCACTGACCGAGTCTGGCCGTACCCCACGTATCATGTCTCGTGCCACCAGTCAGTTGCCGATCTTTGCAATGACTCGCCACTCGCGTGTTGCCCGTCAGTTGGTACTGCTGCGTGGTGTGGAGCCGATTGAGTTTGACCCGGCGTCTGTGCCGCTCGGCCACCTGACCGACGCGATCGTTGAGGTATTGGGTTCCCGTATCGATCTGGAAAAAGGCCAGCGTATCCTGATTACCCAGGGTGAGCGCCTGAACATGGGCGGTGGTACCAGCTCCATGCGCATCAAGGAAATCGAATAG
- a CDS encoding TonB-dependent receptor — MLKRNKLALSISAAVLSGGLMAPLAVAQTDALEEVTVTGIRGALQDAISTKRDSYSIVDAISAEDIGKFPDKNVAESLQRVPGVTIQRQFGEGAAVSIRGAGNDLTLTTLNGQNVASTGWFVLEPAKRSFNYELLPSELVGNIEVYKTSQADLAEGGVGGTVVINTRKPLDLDPLTLQASVEASRQSDSDSTDPQFSGLASWKNDSETFGVLVSAVSQERLLQRQGNEAFWEWGAGPVAFEQERKRSALNATFQYQPTENLDIVLNAIDMQMEADNTNYALWLTQGNCGWCGVDVDPADQLNGTTARGPLNVAFLQARPREATMNSDVFDLSVTYSGEGYEASFQAGSTSSTGGTDFEMAVDDGSGGFALDGASYDFFGGGQSWDLNGFDLGSYDPGSLSMQTGANFNATPKTDEETYFQADVEFDVEFGAINAIKTGIKTADHNSTSRRFEFTQVDGFDPIISTDGIINGTIDAGAGSYQIPRLNDDALKAWAKASVTGKVEDLGSYSEIDETNSSVYAMATYEVGDVRGNFGLRYVTTDATSVYYIDGVRTETDADYSVVLPSFNLAYNLSDDVVVRAAAAKVMARPQYVDMYVNPSPIGANDEIDNNQFWVVGNVGLEPFLANQFDLGLEYYFAEGSLISGGVFYKDVSNFVTISEYSASASEVPFELPASEQPFGWTVQEKDNGESATITGIELGYQQDFGNGFGAIVNYTWTDTDTDEATFTDGNPFLSDSSENVYNLTGYYENDMFSARIAYNWRSEYMLRESGSYGNRLHDDFGSLDLSAVWYATENLDVKLDVNNLLAEESVQLGNNAQPAPGSGFTGGFPLYEYETARRINIGASYKF, encoded by the coding sequence ATGCTTAAGCGCAACAAACTCGCTCTCTCGATCAGTGCGGCTGTACTGAGTGGTGGCCTGATGGCTCCGCTGGCAGTTGCTCAAACTGATGCTCTCGAAGAAGTTACCGTTACCGGTATTCGTGGAGCTCTACAGGATGCAATCAGCACCAAACGCGATTCCTACTCTATTGTGGACGCGATCTCTGCAGAAGATATTGGCAAGTTCCCAGACAAAAACGTTGCAGAATCACTGCAGCGCGTTCCTGGTGTAACTATCCAGCGCCAGTTCGGTGAAGGCGCAGCGGTATCTATCCGTGGTGCCGGTAATGACCTGACTCTTACCACGCTGAACGGCCAGAACGTTGCGTCTACCGGTTGGTTTGTACTGGAGCCTGCCAAGCGTAGCTTCAACTATGAACTGCTGCCGTCCGAGCTGGTTGGAAACATCGAAGTGTACAAAACTTCCCAGGCTGACCTTGCTGAAGGCGGCGTGGGCGGTACCGTAGTTATTAATACTCGCAAGCCTCTGGATCTCGATCCGCTGACTCTTCAGGCTTCAGTCGAAGCTTCTCGTCAGTCTGATTCCGACTCTACCGACCCGCAGTTCTCCGGTCTGGCGAGCTGGAAAAATGATTCCGAAACTTTCGGTGTTCTGGTTTCCGCTGTTTCCCAAGAGCGTCTGCTGCAGCGTCAAGGTAACGAAGCGTTCTGGGAGTGGGGTGCCGGCCCAGTTGCATTTGAGCAGGAGCGTAAGCGCTCTGCGTTGAACGCAACTTTCCAGTACCAGCCTACTGAAAACCTGGATATCGTGCTGAATGCCATCGATATGCAGATGGAGGCAGACAACACCAACTACGCACTGTGGCTGACTCAGGGTAACTGTGGCTGGTGTGGTGTTGATGTCGATCCGGCAGACCAGCTGAATGGCACCACTGCACGTGGTCCGTTGAACGTGGCGTTCCTGCAGGCGCGTCCGCGTGAAGCAACCATGAATTCCGACGTGTTTGACCTGTCTGTCACCTATTCTGGTGAAGGTTACGAAGCGAGCTTCCAGGCTGGTTCGACTTCTTCAACCGGTGGAACCGACTTTGAAATGGCTGTCGACGACGGCTCTGGTGGCTTTGCACTGGACGGCGCTAGCTACGACTTCTTCGGTGGCGGTCAATCCTGGGATCTGAACGGTTTCGACTTGGGTAGCTACGATCCAGGTTCCCTGTCTATGCAGACTGGAGCTAACTTCAATGCGACCCCGAAAACCGACGAAGAAACTTACTTCCAGGCGGACGTAGAGTTTGACGTGGAATTTGGTGCGATTAACGCAATCAAGACCGGTATTAAAACTGCTGATCACAACTCCACCAGCCGTCGCTTTGAGTTCACCCAGGTAGATGGCTTTGATCCGATTATCTCCACCGACGGCATTATCAACGGCACAATCGATGCGGGTGCTGGTAGTTACCAGATTCCTCGCCTGAATGACGATGCGCTGAAAGCGTGGGCCAAAGCTTCCGTTACCGGTAAGGTTGAGGATCTCGGCTCTTACAGTGAGATCGATGAGACCAATTCTTCGGTCTACGCTATGGCTACCTACGAGGTTGGTGATGTACGCGGTAACTTCGGTCTGCGCTACGTAACCACAGATGCCACTTCTGTCTACTACATTGACGGTGTGCGCACCGAAACTGACGCTGACTACTCTGTTGTTCTGCCGAGCTTTAACCTGGCATACAACTTGAGCGACGATGTGGTTGTCCGCGCTGCAGCCGCCAAGGTAATGGCTCGTCCGCAATACGTAGACATGTACGTAAACCCGAGCCCCATCGGTGCCAACGACGAAATCGACAATAACCAGTTCTGGGTGGTTGGTAACGTTGGTCTTGAGCCTTTCCTGGCTAACCAGTTTGATCTGGGCTTGGAGTACTACTTCGCAGAGGGCTCTCTGATTTCTGGTGGTGTTTTCTACAAAGACGTTAGTAACTTTGTAACCATCAGTGAGTACAGTGCTTCCGCGAGCGAGGTTCCGTTTGAATTGCCTGCTAGTGAGCAGCCATTTGGCTGGACTGTTCAGGAAAAAGACAACGGTGAAAGCGCAACAATTACCGGTATCGAGCTGGGTTATCAGCAAGACTTCGGTAACGGTTTCGGCGCTATCGTGAACTACACCTGGACCGACACTGATACCGATGAGGCAACTTTCACCGACGGTAACCCGTTCCTGAGCGATAGTTCCGAGAATGTGTATAACCTGACTGGTTACTACGAAAACGACATGTTCTCTGCTCGTATTGCATACAACTGGCGCAGTGAGTACATGCTCCGTGAGTCGGGCTCATACGGAAACCGTTTGCACGACGATTTCGGTAGTCTGGATCTGAGCGCGGTTTGGTATGCCACTGAGAACCTGGATGTTAAGCTCGACGTGAACAACCTGCTGGCAGAAGAATCTGTTCAGCTGGGTAATAATGCTCAGCCCGCTCCGGGAAGTGGTTTCACTGGCGGCTTCCCGCTGTACGAGTACGAAACCGCTCGCCGCATCAACATTGGAGCTTCTTACAAGTTCTAA